The following proteins are encoded in a genomic region of Natrinema sp. DC36:
- a CDS encoding CoA transferase, protein MADENQGPLDGLTVVEAGSMISGPTVGRFLADFGATVIKVEHPEHGDHIRNFGAQKDGIGMWHKYLSRNKQSVTLDVSADRGQAVFTDLVSEADVLIENFRPGTLERWNLGWDALSEENPGLVMLRMSGYGQTGPYSEKPGFGTLAEAMSGFAYVNGFEDRPPLLPPTGLADNIAALYATFSVMFALYHRDVNGGTGQYIDVSLIEPIFNLIGPFPLTYDQTGEIAKRSGNRSTSSAPRNVYRTGDDRWVALAASAQPLAMRTFDAIGRPDLKDDPRFADNERRLENVEELDEIIQGWMAEHTREEILETFEDHDATIAPVYNVADIMEDEHYQARDAVVRVDDDDLGEAAVQNAIPKFSETPGRVDHLGSDLGEHNEDVFGEYLGYDGDVLAELEAEGVIR, encoded by the coding sequence ATGGCAGACGAAAATCAGGGTCCGCTCGACGGACTCACGGTAGTAGAGGCTGGATCGATGATCTCCGGGCCGACCGTCGGTCGGTTCCTCGCCGACTTCGGCGCGACGGTGATCAAGGTTGAACACCCCGAACACGGCGATCACATTCGTAATTTCGGGGCCCAGAAGGACGGCATCGGCATGTGGCACAAGTACCTGAGCCGGAACAAACAGTCGGTGACGCTCGACGTCTCCGCCGACCGGGGGCAGGCGGTTTTCACCGACCTCGTCTCGGAGGCCGACGTGCTCATCGAGAACTTCCGACCCGGCACGCTCGAGCGCTGGAACCTCGGCTGGGACGCCCTCTCCGAGGAGAACCCGGGACTCGTCATGTTGCGGATGTCGGGCTACGGCCAGACCGGCCCGTACTCGGAGAAACCGGGATTCGGCACGCTCGCCGAGGCGATGAGCGGTTTCGCCTACGTCAACGGCTTCGAGGACCGGCCGCCCCTGTTGCCGCCGACAGGGTTGGCGGACAACATCGCCGCGCTGTACGCGACGTTCTCGGTGATGTTCGCGCTATACCACCGCGACGTCAACGGCGGCACCGGCCAGTACATCGACGTGAGCCTGATCGAGCCGATCTTCAACCTGATCGGCCCGTTCCCGTTGACCTACGATCAGACCGGCGAGATCGCCAAGCGATCGGGCAACCGGTCGACCTCATCGGCACCGCGGAACGTCTACCGAACCGGCGACGACCGCTGGGTCGCCCTCGCCGCGAGTGCACAACCCCTCGCCATGCGCACGTTCGACGCGATCGGCCGTCCCGACCTGAAGGACGATCCGCGCTTCGCTGACAACGAGCGTCGCCTCGAGAACGTCGAGGAACTCGACGAGATCATCCAAGGGTGGATGGCTGAGCACACGCGCGAGGAGATCCTCGAGACGTTCGAGGACCACGACGCCACGATCGCGCCGGTGTACAACGTCGCGGACATCATGGAAGATGAACACTATCAGGCGCGGGACGCAGTCGTGAGAGTCGACGACGACGACCTCGGCGAGGCCGCCGTCCAGAACGCCATTCCCAAATTCAGCGAGACGCCGGGTCGCGTCGACCACCTCGGATCGGACCTCGGCGAGCACAACGAGGACGTATTCGGCGAGTATCTCGGCTACGACGGCGACGTGCTGGCCGAACTCGAGGCGGAGGGCGTGATCCGATGA
- a CDS encoding YegS/Rv2252/BmrU family lipid kinase: protein MVSDEASDRVLVCNPVSGSGEHVDDVVELATDHGFEIRKTEEAGDATRFARDAAPDADLVAAAGGDGTLNAVVNGVAAADALETTTVAVVPAGTGNNFAANIGVQGLENAFTVIEDGRRRSIDIATANDRVFVNSCVGGITAEASSETTTESKAELGVLAYVKNTFETMGSFDSLPLRVETAPGPDGKRTQAWEGRAMFVLIGNCRRFTGARTAQANVEDGLLEVTIVEDAAAVNLLGDAAMQKLFGRDSTHIVRRRTPSLAIDSRGDSVEYSLDGEMLETERLQLETEPKALTIPVGDEYRPDPDEGELWPLETGTDR from the coding sequence ATGGTATCCGACGAGGCGAGCGATCGCGTTCTCGTCTGCAACCCCGTGAGCGGATCGGGGGAGCACGTCGACGACGTCGTCGAACTCGCGACCGACCACGGTTTCGAGATTCGAAAAACCGAGGAAGCCGGCGACGCGACGCGGTTCGCTCGCGACGCCGCGCCCGACGCCGACCTCGTCGCCGCGGCCGGCGGCGATGGCACGCTCAACGCCGTCGTCAACGGCGTGGCAGCGGCGGACGCCCTCGAGACGACGACCGTCGCCGTCGTCCCTGCAGGAACGGGCAACAACTTCGCGGCGAACATCGGCGTTCAGGGGCTCGAGAACGCGTTTACGGTGATCGAAGACGGCCGCCGGCGGTCGATCGACATCGCGACAGCGAACGATCGGGTCTTCGTCAACTCCTGCGTCGGCGGGATCACCGCCGAAGCGAGCAGCGAGACGACGACGGAGAGCAAGGCGGAACTGGGCGTGCTTGCGTACGTGAAGAACACGTTCGAGACCATGGGTTCGTTCGACTCGCTGCCGCTCCGGGTGGAGACGGCGCCGGGACCGGACGGGAAACGAACGCAGGCCTGGGAGGGTCGGGCCATGTTCGTCCTCATCGGGAACTGTCGACGGTTCACCGGCGCGCGAACGGCACAGGCGAACGTCGAGGACGGCCTGCTCGAGGTGACGATCGTCGAAGACGCCGCGGCCGTGAATCTGCTCGGCGATGCGGCCATGCAGAAGCTGTTCGGACGCGATAGCACCCACATCGTTCGGCGACGAACCCCGTCGCTCGCGATCGATAGCCGCGGGGACTCCGTCGAGTACAGTCTCGACGGCGAGATGCTCGAGACCGAGCGCCTGCAGCTGGAGACCGAACCGAAAGCGCTCACGATTCCCGTCGGGGACGAGTATCGGCCGGATCCGGACGAGGGAGAGTTGTGGCCGCTCGAGACGGGGACGGATCGGTGA
- a CDS encoding NUDIX domain-containing protein — protein sequence MSTPDEDLQHENAGQDVIAVDADDTELELVNRLDAHTGDGIRHRAFTSLVFDGEGNVLLAQRAPDKRLWGTYWDGTVASHPVEGQSQEEATRQRLEEELGISPDQYDDLRLTDRFEYKRYFENAGVEHEVCAVLQVTLSDRSLDPNEEEVAGLMWVPYERLHSNPEWYRQLRLCPWFEIAMRRDVR from the coding sequence ATGAGCACGCCGGATGAGGACCTGCAACACGAGAACGCGGGACAGGACGTGATCGCCGTCGACGCCGACGACACCGAACTCGAGCTAGTCAACCGACTCGACGCCCACACCGGCGACGGGATTCGACACCGAGCGTTCACCTCGCTCGTCTTCGACGGGGAGGGGAACGTCTTGCTCGCCCAGCGAGCGCCGGACAAACGCCTCTGGGGCACCTACTGGGACGGCACCGTCGCCTCCCATCCCGTCGAGGGCCAGAGCCAGGAGGAAGCGACCCGCCAACGCCTCGAGGAGGAGCTGGGGATTTCGCCCGACCAGTACGACGACCTGCGACTGACCGACCGCTTCGAGTACAAACGGTACTTCGAGAACGCGGGCGTCGAGCACGAGGTCTGTGCCGTCCTCCAGGTGACGCTGTCCGATCGCAGCCTCGACCCCAACGAGGAGGAGGTCGCCGGCCTGATGTGGGTTCCCTACGAGCGACTCCACTCGAATCCGGAGTGGTACCGTCAGCTTCGCCTCTGCCCGTGGTTCGAGATCGCGATGCGCCGGGACGTTCGATAG
- a CDS encoding IclR family transcriptional regulator, translated as MTANDSRRIQSVETAFEILDYMQHNDGAGVTDIANALSVSKSTAHGHLSTLESLGYVVTVDGEYRVGLRFLEFGHNARSRYNLYEAAKAEADQLANITGERCQIMVAEGHRGVYIYQTAGERAVQTDSHIGSSVDLHCTAVGKSYLASLPEDDLEAYLEDVGLTENTEYTITDPEAFRAELADIREQGYALNREERIIGMRAVGAPIVTDQDEVLGAISVSVPTTRLEDRQSDGDLSEQVQRSARVIAIRTTYS; from the coding sequence ATGACGGCAAACGACTCGAGGCGGATTCAGTCGGTCGAAACGGCGTTCGAAATCCTCGATTACATGCAGCACAACGACGGCGCAGGGGTCACCGACATCGCCAACGCGCTGTCGGTTTCGAAGAGTACCGCACACGGCCACCTGTCGACGTTGGAATCGCTCGGCTACGTCGTCACCGTCGACGGCGAGTACCGCGTCGGCCTGCGCTTTCTCGAGTTCGGTCACAACGCGCGGTCGCGATACAACCTCTACGAGGCGGCGAAGGCGGAAGCCGACCAGCTCGCCAACATCACCGGCGAGCGGTGCCAGATCATGGTCGCAGAGGGTCACCGGGGCGTCTACATCTATCAGACCGCCGGTGAACGAGCCGTTCAAACCGATTCACACATCGGGAGTTCCGTCGACCTCCACTGCACCGCGGTCGGCAAATCGTATCTTGCCTCCCTTCCCGAGGACGACCTCGAGGCGTATCTCGAGGACGTCGGACTCACGGAGAACACCGAATATACGATCACTGATCCGGAAGCGTTCCGAGCAGAGCTCGCGGATATCCGCGAACAGGGGTACGCCCTGAACCGAGAGGAACGGATCATCGGAATGCGAGCGGTCGGTGCCCCCATCGTTACCGACCAGGACGAAGTGCTCGGTGCGATCAGCGTCTCCGTCCCGACGACGCGGCTCGAAGACCGACAGTCCGATGGCGATCTCTCTGAACAGGTCCAGCGGAGCGCCCGCGTGATCGCGATTCGAACGACTTACAGCTAA
- a CDS encoding FAD-dependent oxidoreductase, which translates to MSTPDYGQRTIEDATPEIVASDDVSIDVETDVLIAGGGGTGLVAALAASERTNGTVTVLEKSRRLGGNTSLSTGMIPAAGTRFQREAGIEETDDDMARDILEKNDYEADEEMVRHLCAESKHLIHWLVDDWDVTLRLVDDFKYPQHSAYRMHAPPGRNGETLIEELAARIEATADIELLTNTPVRKLVADGDAVVGAVAGETHEEVIGAEAVILATDGFAGNRRMVENHCGEITDALYFGSDGNTGDGIRWGAALDAEIAYMDSFQGHATVVQGTGALSTYAVIMNGGFLVNEDGERFGNEAKGYSALAIDVVDQPNGVGYEIFDERIFEKLRGEFDDFDEAVDLGSYVSAPDIETLAAELGCDPAATADALESYNDAVRADEPDAVGRVDGRTVLEPPFYGATIVGSLFHTQGGLRVDGHGRVLQTDGEVVENLYAGGGTAAGISGHGAGGYLSGNGLTTALGLGRLAGAHAGERLEE; encoded by the coding sequence ATGTCGACTCCCGACTACGGACAGCGGACGATAGAGGACGCGACACCGGAGATCGTCGCGTCAGACGACGTCTCGATCGACGTCGAAACCGACGTTCTCATCGCCGGTGGCGGCGGCACGGGCCTCGTCGCCGCGCTCGCAGCGTCGGAACGGACGAACGGAACGGTAACGGTCCTCGAGAAATCCCGTCGGCTCGGCGGGAACACGTCGCTGTCCACCGGGATGATTCCCGCGGCAGGGACGCGGTTCCAGCGCGAGGCGGGCATCGAGGAGACCGACGACGACATGGCTCGAGACATCCTTGAGAAGAACGACTACGAGGCCGACGAGGAGATGGTGCGACACCTCTGTGCGGAGAGCAAGCACCTGATCCACTGGCTGGTCGACGACTGGGATGTCACGCTCCGACTCGTGGACGATTTCAAGTATCCACAGCACTCGGCCTACCGGATGCACGCGCCGCCCGGACGGAACGGCGAGACCCTGATCGAGGAACTGGCGGCGCGGATCGAGGCCACGGCCGACATCGAACTCCTCACGAACACGCCCGTGCGAAAACTCGTCGCGGACGGCGACGCGGTCGTGGGTGCGGTCGCCGGCGAAACGCACGAGGAGGTGATCGGCGCGGAAGCGGTCATCCTCGCGACCGACGGATTCGCCGGCAACCGACGGATGGTCGAGAACCACTGCGGGGAAATCACGGACGCGCTGTACTTCGGCTCCGACGGGAACACCGGCGACGGCATCCGCTGGGGAGCGGCCCTCGACGCCGAAATCGCCTACATGGACTCGTTTCAGGGGCACGCGACGGTCGTCCAGGGAACGGGCGCGCTCTCGACGTACGCGGTCATCATGAACGGCGGCTTCCTCGTCAACGAGGACGGTGAGCGATTCGGCAACGAGGCGAAAGGCTACTCAGCGCTGGCTATAGACGTCGTCGACCAGCCGAACGGCGTCGGCTACGAAATCTTCGACGAGCGCATCTTCGAGAAGTTGCGCGGAGAGTTCGACGACTTCGACGAGGCGGTCGACCTCGGCTCGTACGTCAGTGCACCCGATATCGAGACGCTCGCCGCGGAACTCGGTTGCGATCCGGCCGCGACCGCCGACGCCCTCGAGTCGTACAACGACGCGGTCCGCGCGGACGAACCCGATGCTGTCGGCCGCGTCGACGGGCGTACCGTCCTCGAGCCCCCGTTTTACGGCGCGACGATCGTCGGCTCGCTGTTCCACACGCAGGGCGGGCTGCGCGTCGACGGACACGGCCGTGTCCTGCAAACCGATGGAGAGGTCGTCGAGAATCTCTACGCGGGCGGCGGCACGGCGGCGGGGATCAGCGGCCACGGAGCAGGCGGCTATCTCAGCGGCAACGGGTTGACCACCGCTCTCGGCCTCGGCCGGCTCGCCGGAGCGCACGCCGGGGAACGACTCGAGGAGTGA
- a CDS encoding Lrp/AsnC family transcriptional regulator produces the protein MDDLDRQILDILRRDSRTPYTEIADEVGTSEGTVRNRVERMMDDDVIERFTISTRTGNVQAMLEISVAVDVDTKGVSERMAEWDEVDFVWMVSGEQDVVLVVDAADTRGVNDLITKARDQEEVVSTKTRLILDEELG, from the coding sequence ATGGACGACCTGGACCGACAGATCCTCGATATTCTCCGGCGAGACTCCCGGACGCCGTACACCGAGATCGCCGACGAGGTCGGGACGAGCGAGGGGACCGTCCGCAATCGCGTCGAGCGGATGATGGACGACGACGTCATCGAACGCTTCACGATTTCGACCCGAACCGGCAACGTCCAGGCGATGCTCGAGATCAGCGTCGCGGTCGACGTCGACACCAAGGGCGTCTCCGAGCGGATGGCCGAGTGGGACGAGGTCGACTTCGTCTGGATGGTCTCGGGCGAACAGGACGTCGTCCTCGTGGTCGACGCCGCGGACACGCGCGGAGTGAATGATCTCATTACCAAGGCCCGCGATCAGGAGGAGGTCGTGAGCACGAAGACGCGGCTAATTCTGGACGAGGAACTCGGCTAG
- a CDS encoding amidohydrolase family protein: MTTHDLVIENGTLVTEDGLLEADVAAADGAISAIAERGSLEGDETIDAGGNYVLPGAIDPHTHHGIYNSLAEDANTESRSDLVGGVTTTGNFFRRPGSYAEIMDDYVEAAEANYRHDYFFSLGLLSFEHVEEIPTIIDEFGITTFKWYMNYKYAAAEKFGVDCEMLDDFGDAFIETLAAQDVETTLGYHSENVEITNALAGGNPYIETEADENADEEDYEVFVEEFPDYAETQSMVAGASLAKQHGYDDSFYAVHVSAGRTADELANLQEAGYGVTGETCTHYLTLTAEECDDRMKVNPPMRHERDKETLWERVADGTISCIGTDHCANTTDEKIGDTIRESKLGFPSSATMLPLILSEGVNEGRIDLERAVEITSTNTAKAWNLYPQKGTIRVGSDADLAVVDLEETKTVTPELLQSVADYSIYEGRDVTGWPTHTVVGGELAYEDGEVLAEPGSGTHVDRPV; this comes from the coding sequence GTGACGACGCACGATCTCGTGATCGAAAACGGCACCCTCGTCACCGAAGACGGCCTGCTCGAGGCCGACGTCGCCGCCGCTGACGGCGCGATCTCGGCGATCGCTGAGCGCGGTTCGCTCGAGGGCGACGAGACGATCGACGCCGGCGGCAACTACGTGCTGCCGGGAGCGATCGATCCCCACACCCACCACGGAATCTACAACTCGCTGGCCGAGGACGCGAACACCGAGAGTCGTTCGGACCTCGTCGGCGGCGTGACGACGACGGGGAACTTCTTCCGCCGCCCCGGCTCCTACGCGGAGATTATGGACGACTACGTCGAGGCGGCCGAGGCGAACTACCGCCACGACTACTTCTTCTCGCTGGGCCTGCTCTCGTTCGAGCACGTCGAGGAGATCCCGACGATCATCGACGAGTTCGGGATCACGACGTTCAAGTGGTACATGAACTACAAGTACGCCGCCGCGGAGAAGTTCGGCGTCGACTGCGAGATGCTCGACGACTTCGGCGACGCGTTCATCGAGACGCTCGCCGCACAGGACGTGGAGACGACGCTCGGCTACCACTCCGAGAACGTCGAGATCACGAATGCGCTGGCGGGGGGCAACCCCTACATCGAGACCGAGGCGGACGAGAACGCCGACGAGGAGGATTACGAGGTCTTCGTCGAGGAGTTCCCCGACTACGCGGAGACACAGAGCATGGTCGCGGGCGCGAGCCTCGCGAAGCAACACGGCTACGACGACAGCTTCTACGCCGTCCACGTCAGCGCCGGCCGTACGGCGGACGAACTCGCGAACCTGCAAGAGGCGGGTTACGGCGTCACCGGCGAGACCTGCACCCACTACCTGACGCTGACTGCCGAGGAGTGCGACGACCGCATGAAGGTCAATCCGCCCATGCGACACGAGCGCGACAAGGAGACACTCTGGGAGCGCGTCGCCGACGGCACCATCTCCTGTATCGGCACCGACCACTGCGCGAACACGACCGACGAGAAGATCGGCGACACCATCCGCGAGAGCAAACTCGGCTTCCCCTCGAGCGCCACCATGCTCCCGCTGATCCTCTCGGAGGGGGTCAACGAGGGGCGGATCGACCTCGAGCGCGCCGTCGAGATTACGAGCACGAACACCGCGAAGGCGTGGAATCTCTACCCGCAGAAGGGTACGATCCGCGTCGGCAGCGACGCCGACCTCGCCGTCGTCGATCTCGAGGAGACGAAGACGGTGACGCCGGAACTCCTCCAGAGCGTCGCCGACTACTCCATCTACGAGGGTCGAGACGTCACGGGGTGGCCGACCCACACCGTCGTCGGTGGCGAACTCGCCTACGAGGACGGCGAGGTGCTGGCCGAACCGGGATCGGGAACGCACGTCGATCGGCCGGTCTGA
- a CDS encoding isochorismatase family protein, with protein MTDRIWEDLLTEQDKRVIEKAGYDKDGASSWESRGAGENPMVLVIDVQELIVGDDVPILEAVEEHRTAMGEIAWDAVDRIADFLEFARESDVPVGYTRVVPSSYDDPDHEDLAIVDPVAPEPGETVIDKSYASAFYGTDLLARLNRNDVDTLVVVGNSTSGCVRATTVDAQQHGFDVVLPQECIFDRIEASHKIGLLDMWMKYAEVLETDEVETYLEDMGETA; from the coding sequence ATGACGGATCGCATTTGGGAAGACCTGCTTACAGAGCAGGACAAACGTGTCATCGAAAAGGCAGGCTACGATAAGGACGGCGCATCGTCCTGGGAGTCTCGCGGTGCGGGCGAGAATCCGATGGTTCTGGTCATCGACGTTCAGGAGCTGATCGTCGGCGACGACGTCCCGATCCTCGAGGCGGTCGAGGAACACCGGACCGCGATGGGCGAGATCGCGTGGGACGCGGTCGACCGGATCGCCGACTTCCTCGAGTTCGCACGCGAGAGCGACGTTCCCGTCGGGTACACGCGGGTGGTCCCGAGTTCGTACGACGATCCGGACCACGAGGATCTCGCGATCGTCGATCCGGTCGCGCCCGAACCCGGCGAAACGGTCATCGACAAGAGTTACGCGAGCGCGTTTTACGGCACCGATCTGCTCGCCCGACTGAACCGCAACGACGTGGACACGCTGGTCGTCGTCGGCAACTCCACCAGCGGCTGCGTGCGAGCGACGACGGTCGACGCCCAGCAACACGGCTTCGACGTCGTCCTGCCACAGGAGTGCATCTTCGATCGGATCGAGGCCTCCCACAAGATCGGCCTGCTCGATATGTGGATGAAGTACGCGGAAGTGCTCGAGACCGACGAGGTCGAAACGTACCTCGAGGACATGGGTGAGACGGCGTGA
- the carA gene encoding glutamine-hydrolyzing carbamoyl-phosphate synthase small subunit — protein MTEAYVALEGGHVLEGRGRASGTARGEIVFTTAYTGYEESLTDPSYEEQILTFSYPLIGNYGVREERFESDRVHPRAALAKEFTEDVVEWLASEGVPAIDHLDTREVVTDIRDGGAMKCGIAVGEDVTEEDALEQLEQCKAMSDHTDIGAQVSVDEPVVHGEDNDGETVALIDCGAKGSIISSLLERNATVHVFPYDADVADVEAVDPDLLFISNGPGDPVNFGQAISLVEAFVEDTPVAGICLGQQIVAEALGGSTEKMTFGHRGVNQPVLDLESGQVVMTTQNHGYTVAEPGEHLEVTQINVNDDTPEGIDGIEYDVLTRQYHPEANPGPEDTLDFFDDVLAMASGRAETQAVPADD, from the coding sequence ATGACGGAAGCCTACGTCGCACTGGAAGGCGGCCACGTACTCGAGGGTCGTGGTCGTGCGTCAGGAACGGCTCGCGGCGAAATCGTATTTACCACAGCGTACACGGGTTACGAGGAGAGTCTGACCGACCCCTCCTACGAGGAGCAGATCCTCACGTTTTCCTACCCGCTGATCGGCAACTACGGCGTCCGAGAGGAGCGCTTCGAGTCCGACCGCGTCCACCCGCGCGCCGCGCTCGCAAAAGAGTTCACCGAGGACGTCGTCGAGTGGCTCGCGAGCGAGGGTGTCCCCGCGATCGATCACCTCGACACCCGAGAGGTCGTCACCGACATCCGTGACGGCGGTGCGATGAAGTGCGGCATCGCCGTCGGCGAGGACGTTACCGAGGAGGACGCCCTCGAACAGCTCGAGCAGTGCAAGGCCATGAGCGACCACACAGACATCGGCGCACAGGTCAGCGTCGACGAGCCGGTCGTCCACGGAGAAGACAACGACGGCGAGACGGTCGCCCTGATCGACTGCGGCGCGAAGGGCTCGATCATCAGCTCGCTACTCGAGCGCAACGCAACCGTCCACGTGTTCCCCTACGATGCGGACGTCGCCGACGTCGAGGCCGTCGACCCCGACCTGCTCTTTATCTCGAACGGCCCCGGCGACCCGGTCAACTTCGGCCAGGCGATCTCTCTCGTCGAGGCGTTCGTCGAGGACACGCCCGTCGCCGGCATCTGTCTCGGTCAGCAGATCGTCGCCGAGGCGCTCGGCGGTTCCACCGAGAAGATGACTTTCGGCCACCGTGGCGTCAACCAGCCCGTCCTCGACCTCGAGTCCGGGCAGGTCGTCATGACCACGCAGAACCACGGCTACACCGTCGCCGAACCCGGCGAGCACCTCGAGGTCACGCAGATCAACGTCAACGACGACACGCCCGAGGGGATCGACGGCATCGAGTACGACGTGCTCACCCGTCAGTACCACCCCGAAGCGAACCCCGGCCCCGAAGACACCCTCGACTTCTTCGACGACGTGCTCGCCATGGCTTCCGGGCGAGCGGAGACGCAAGCGGTTCCGGCCGACGACTGA
- a CDS encoding PHP-associated domain-containing protein, which yields MYSVDLHAHTRFFHGRRSLGDRFDPLGVRLLAEMAERRGLDGVATTNHDYYTAFDPSPDVETLPGIEITTDRGHVLVVGPDPPAATKPGALSPEEAVGLAHDRDCAAIVAHPFRNSTVRELDDIPFDAIEVNGKHPRSRPLVEQLAGDRDLPLVGGSDAHYPFEVGRAYTVVEADRLTPASIVDAIRDGRVSARVSRSGFDRLLRKGYRAIHNRKQVIDAIERPTPGVGTPPGEE from the coding sequence ATGTACTCGGTCGACCTCCACGCGCATACGCGATTTTTCCACGGCCGGCGATCGCTCGGCGACCGATTCGATCCGCTCGGCGTCCGCCTGCTCGCCGAGATGGCCGAGCGCCGCGGCCTCGACGGCGTCGCGACGACGAATCACGATTACTACACGGCGTTCGATCCGTCCCCTGACGTCGAGACGCTGCCGGGGATCGAGATCACAACGGACCGCGGCCACGTCCTCGTCGTCGGCCCCGACCCGCCCGCGGCGACGAAACCCGGCGCGCTCTCCCCCGAGGAGGCGGTCGGGCTGGCCCACGACCGGGACTGCGCCGCGATCGTGGCCCACCCCTTCCGGAACAGCACCGTGCGGGAACTCGACGATATCCCCTTCGACGCGATCGAAGTGAACGGCAAACACCCGCGCTCGAGGCCGCTCGTCGAGCAGTTAGCGGGCGACCGCGACCTGCCGCTGGTCGGCGGGAGCGACGCCCACTACCCATTCGAGGTGGGCCGGGCGTACACGGTCGTCGAGGCCGATCGGCTCACGCCCGCGTCGATCGTCGACGCGATTCGTGACGGCCGCGTGAGCGCGCGCGTCTCGAGGTCCGGGTTCGACCGCCTACTGCGCAAGGGGTATCGGGCGATCCACAACCGCAAACAGGTGATCGACGCGATCGAGCGGCCGACGCCGGGCGTCGGGACGCCACCGGGAGAGGAGTGA
- a CDS encoding hydroxymethylglutaryl-CoA lyase, with product MTLPETATIVEMLPRDGFQRYPEFVPTDEKVEIIDTLSVTGVDEIEFTSFTHPKAVPGLRDADEVAERIDRRDDVTYRALVPNDIGMERAIEADVDKVNALVVISDTYREKNQGMTLEENLEQVERIVEMAAGTDIEVEAGLGTSFFCPYEGQIPLSRTRSVVDRVLEAGVDEVTLATTMGMADPRGITEMLTSLYDHHPDADLGVHLHDTNGMSLANTLAAMQCGVSRFDTSVCGLGGGTILPGELGDVGNTPTEDLVNMLHDMGIETGVDFDRLLAVARDVAERLELGTPSRALMGGTREQVLETAGEGATNE from the coding sequence ATGACTCTCCCCGAGACCGCGACGATCGTCGAGATGCTCCCGCGGGACGGCTTCCAGCGCTATCCGGAGTTCGTCCCCACCGACGAGAAAGTCGAGATCATCGACACGCTCTCGGTGACCGGCGTCGACGAGATCGAGTTCACCTCGTTTACCCATCCGAAAGCGGTCCCCGGACTGCGAGATGCGGACGAGGTCGCCGAGCGAATCGACCGTCGCGACGACGTGACCTACCGGGCGCTCGTGCCGAACGATATCGGGATGGAACGGGCCATCGAGGCGGACGTCGACAAGGTGAACGCGCTGGTCGTCATCAGCGACACCTACCGGGAGAAAAACCAGGGAATGACGCTCGAGGAGAACCTCGAGCAAGTCGAGCGCATCGTCGAGATGGCCGCTGGGACGGACATCGAGGTCGAAGCGGGGCTCGGCACGAGCTTCTTCTGTCCCTACGAGGGACAGATCCCGCTGTCGCGGACGCGCTCCGTCGTCGACCGCGTCCTCGAGGCGGGCGTCGACGAAGTGACACTCGCGACGACGATGGGGATGGCCGACCCGCGCGGGATAACGGAGATGCTTACGTCCCTGTACGACCATCATCCGGATGCGGACCTCGGCGTCCACCTGCACGACACCAACGGGATGAGTCTCGCGAACACGCTCGCGGCCATGCAGTGTGGTGTCTCCCGCTTCGACACCTCAGTGTGTGGCCTCGGCGGCGGAACGATCCTCCCCGGGGAGCTCGGCGACGTCGGCAACACGCCGACGGAGGACCTCGTCAACATGCTCCACGATATGGGGATCGAGACCGGCGTCGACTTCGACCGCCTGCTCGCCGTGGCCCGGGACGTCGCCGAGCGCCTCGAACTCGGAACGCCGAGCCGCGCGCTGATGGGCGGCACCCGTGAACAGGTGCTCGAGACGGCGGGCGAGGGAGCGACGAACGAATAA